One part of the Parasphingorhabdus sp. SCSIO 66989 genome encodes these proteins:
- a CDS encoding EscU/YscU/HrcU family type III secretion system export apparatus switch protein — protein sequence MAEGPNGGGEKTEAPTPKKRKDSAKKGDVLQSKELGTALMIVAGTLAFWLFGSALVSASGDVVRSGLRFNNADIASFDIGTRTLTLLTPLLLPFGGLFALLMVAAIATPAVLGSAGFRWSAVKPKPSKLNPMSGLKRMFGTNGLIELGKSLAKVTLLGVVGIVIIVRSLPEMAELGHGSVSANLMLYGDMFNTTLLAMAGALAIIAMIDVPAQIYQHTKKLKMTKQEVKDENKETEGSPELKQAVRQRQQEVLNGSIRKGVEEATVLLVNPTHFAVALRYDQENDAAPVVLARGRGGIAQAMRELAEEKDVPIMRYPELTRAIYFTSQAGAMVDERLYLAVATLLAFVFRLDAQMASKADRPGIIVPDDMHYDSDGKKGREKNA from the coding sequence ATGGCAGAAGGCCCCAATGGTGGCGGTGAAAAGACCGAGGCACCAACCCCGAAAAAACGCAAGGACAGCGCCAAGAAAGGCGATGTGCTTCAGTCCAAGGAGCTGGGCACAGCGCTGATGATTGTCGCTGGCACCCTCGCCTTCTGGCTGTTCGGCAGTGCACTGGTCAGCGCCTCAGGCGATGTCGTGCGCAGCGGACTGCGCTTCAACAATGCCGATATTGCCAGTTTCGATATCGGCACCCGGACGCTCACCTTGCTGACACCATTGCTGCTGCCTTTTGGCGGGCTGTTCGCGCTGCTGATGGTCGCGGCGATTGCCACGCCTGCGGTTCTGGGCTCGGCGGGGTTTCGCTGGTCGGCGGTCAAACCCAAGCCGTCCAAGCTCAATCCGATGTCGGGCCTGAAACGCATGTTCGGCACCAATGGCTTGATCGAACTGGGCAAATCGCTCGCCAAGGTGACTTTGCTCGGTGTTGTTGGCATCGTCATCATTGTCCGCTCGCTGCCGGAAATGGCTGAACTCGGCCATGGCAGCGTCAGCGCTAACCTGATGCTCTATGGCGATATGTTCAACACCACCCTGCTCGCTATGGCAGGCGCGCTGGCGATTATCGCGATGATAGATGTGCCCGCGCAAATCTATCAGCACACCAAGAAGCTGAAAATGACCAAGCAGGAGGTCAAGGACGAGAATAAGGAAACCGAAGGGTCGCCCGAGCTGAAACAGGCAGTGCGCCAGCGCCAGCAAGAGGTGCTTAACGGCTCGATCCGCAAGGGGGTTGAGGAGGCCACGGTATTGCTGGTCAACCCAACGCATTTTGCCGTCGCGCTGCGCTATGATCAGGAGAACGACGCGGCTCCCGTGGTGCTGGCACGCGGACGCGGTGGTATTGCTCAGGCAATGCGTGAGCTCGCCGAAGAAAAAGACGTGCCAATAATGCGCTACCCGGAACTAACGCGTGCAATCTACTTCACCTCGCAAGCCGGCGCGATGGTCGATGAACGGCTCTATCTCGCGGTCGCTACACTGCTCGCCTTTGTCTTCCGGCTTGATGCGCAAATGGCGAGTAAGGCCGACCGTCCGGGCATCATTGTGCCAGACGACATGCACTATGACAGTGACGGCAAAAAGGGGCGTGAAAAAAATGCCTAA